A window from Nycticebus coucang isolate mNycCou1 chromosome X, mNycCou1.pri, whole genome shotgun sequence encodes these proteins:
- the STARD8 gene encoding stAR-related lipid transfer protein 8 isoform X3, protein MAEERGWGSAMRLPKSRTWTPWGMKGSRWDTQRWKSEAEAKKACEWLQATGFPQYAQLFEEGLFPLDIDSVKKDHGFLDEDSLGALCRRLMTLNNCASMKLEVHFQCKQNEESEEEEQCTISSRWAFQQESKHWSRVRSSDLLAPLSPGLPVTSSCESVLTEFSATSLPAITANLPPEPADLPLIDSLPSPSDQSFLRPTRGQEGPLDKAKKHCSRSFLKHLESLRWKEKGSSRQVDPEHKPTTSEKATKASSFRTCRGFLSAGFYKARNWAATSASSSSAGTERAWEAWPVATFQRHQQLNRGDWLVYVPRDHKPGTFPRSLSIESLCPEDGHRLANWQAGRHWGYEGRRGSCGSTGSHASTYDNLSDLYPAKHGLAGADAEDEEEGEGRGSYTHVDDILQHVWGLQQRVELWSQALYPDLGSIDKEEEDEEEEEATSSIEIATAEVEGQAEALAQEEASAHGMPPPWVQAEVQPVVPDQAQAPAKAESLAPAEAKHQAPVQDNEQEAHSGGEPTSTSNLSVQEGRFISDTVASSELDSSGNSMNEAEAAGSLAGLHASVPCERCDSGVGASLTRPCRSVPKFMKRNKTPDYQRQHVFGVPLLIHVQRTGQPLPQSIQQAMRYLRSQCLDQVGIFRKSGVKSRIQNLRQMNETSPDNVCYEGQSAYDVADLLKQYFRDLPEPIFTSKLTTTFLQIYQLLPKDQWLAAAQAATLLLPDENREVLQTLLYFLSDIASAEENQMTAGNLAVCLAPSIFHLNISKKDSPSPRIKSKCSLVSRPGPRDLTENMAATQGLSHMISDCKKLFQVPQDMVLQLCGSYSAAELSPPGPALVELRQAQAAGVSLSLYMEESIQELLHDAAERFKGWMNVPGPQHTDVACRKAPDGHPLRIWKASTEVAAPPAVVLHRVLRERALWDEDLLRAQVLEALMPGVELYHYVTDSMAPHPCRDFVVLRMWRSDLPQGGCLLISQSLDPEQPVPESGVRALMLTSQYLMEPCGLGHSRLTHICRADLRGRSPDWYNKVFGHLCAMEVAKIRDSFPTLQAAGPETKL, encoded by the exons AAGGTTTGTTTCCCCTGGATATTGACTCTGTGAAGAAGGACCACGGTTTTCTGGACGAGGACTCTTTGGGGGCTCTGTGCAG GAGGCTGATGACCTTGAACAATTGTGCCTCGATGAAACTGGAGGTTCATTTTCAGTGCAAGCAG AATGAAGAGTCAGAAGAGGAAGAGCAGTGTACCATCAGCAGCCGCTGGGCCTTCCAGCAAGAAAGTAAGCACTGGTCTCGTGTGAGGTCCTCTGACTTGCTGGCTCCACTGAGCCCTGGCCTTCCAGTGACCTCAAGCTGTGAGAGTGTCCTCACTGAGTTTAGCGCCACCTCCCTGCCAGCCATCACAGCGAATCTACCACCTGAGCCAGCAGACCTGCCCTTAATAGACTCTTTGCCCAGCCCTAGTGACCAGTCCTTCCTTAGGCCCACACGGGGCCAAGAGGGTCCTCTGGACAAAGCCAAGAAACACTGTTCCCGCAGCTTCCTCAAGCACCTTGAATCTTTGAGGTGGAAAGAAAAGGGTAGTAGCCGGCAAGTAGACCCTGAACATAAGCCAACCACCTCAGAAAAGGCCACCAAAGCCTCATCTTTCCGTACTTGCCGTGGCTTCCTATCAGCTGGATTTTACAAAGCCAGGAACTGGGCAGCCACCTCAGCCAGTAGCAGTAGTGCTGGGACTGAGAGGGCCTGGGAGGCTTGGCCTGTGGCCACGTTCCAGAGGCATCAGCAATTAAACAGAGGGGACTGGCTGGTATATGTACCCAGGGACCACAAACCAGGCACCTTCCCTCGCTCACTGTCCATTGAGAGCCTGTGTCCTGAGGATGGACATCGCCTGGCGAATTGGCAGGCAGGTAGGCACTGGGGCTATGAGGGACGCCGGGGCTCTTGTGGCTCAACGGGCAGCCATGCCAGTACCTATGACAACTTATCAgatctgtacccagctaaacatGGACTGGCTGGGGCTGACGCCGAAgatgaggaggagggggagggtagGGGCAGCTACACCCATGTTGATGACATTCTCCAGCATGTGTGGGGGCTGCAGCAACGAGTTGAACTCTGGTCTCAGGCCTTATACCCAGACCTGGGGTCCATAgataaggaagaggaagatgaggaagaggaggaagccaCTTCTTCAATAGAAATAGCCACAGCTGAGGTTGAAGGCCAGGCTGAGGCTCTGGCCCAAGAAGAGGCTTCAGCCCATGGGATGCCCCCACCCTGGGTCCAGGCTGAAGTCCAGCCAGTAGTACCGGATCAGGCTCAGGCCCCAGCCAAGGCTGAGTCATTGGCACCGGCAGAGGCCAAGCACCAGGCCCCAGTCCAGGACAATGAACAGGAAGCACATTCAGGCGGGGAACCCACCTCTACCTCCAACCTGTCTGTGCAAGAAGGACGCTTCATTTCTGACACTGTGGCCTCTAGTGAACTTGATAGTAGTGGGAACTCTATGAATGAGGCTGAGGCTGCAGGGTCCCTGGCTGGACTCCATGCATCAGTGCCCTGTGAACGGTGCGATTCAGGTGTTGGGGCCTCACTTACCAGACCTTGCAG GTCAGTGCCCAAGTTCATGAAGAGGAACAAGACACCAGACTACCAGAGACAGCATGTGTTTGGGGTGCCACTTCTCATCCATGTGCAGCGCACAGGCCAGCCCCTGCCACAAAGCATTCAACAAGCTATGCGCTACTTGCGCAGCCAGTGCCTGGACCAG GTGGGCATCTTCCGTAAGTCTGGAGTCAAGTCCAGGATTCAGAACTTACGCCAAATGAATGAGACCTCACCTGACAATGTCTGCTATGAGGGCCAGTCAGCCTATGATGTGGCTGACCTGCTAAAGCAGTATTTCCGAGACCTTCCTGAACCCATCTTCACCAGCAAGCTCACCACCACTTTTCTACAAATCTACCAAC TCCTCCCCAAGGATCAGTGGTTGGCAGCAGCGCAAGCTGCCACCTTACTTCTCCCTGATGAGAACCGAGAGGTGCTACAGACCCTGCTCTACTTCCTAAGTGACATTGCCTCTGCTGAGGAAAACCAGATGACAGCTGGCAACTTGGCAGTGTGCCTGGCACCCTCCATCTTCCACCTCAACATCTCCAAGAAGGATAGCCCTTCTCCCAG GATCAAGAGCAAGTGTAGCCTGGTCAGCCGGCCAGGCCCCAGGGATCTCACTGAGAACATGGCTGCCACCCAGGGCCTATCACACATGATTAGTGACTGCAAGAAACTTTTCCAG GTGCCCCAGGACATGGTGCTGCAACTGTGTGGCTCCTACAGTGCAGCTGAGCTCAGTCCTCCTGGCCCAGCCCTGGTTGAGCTGCGACAAGCCCAAGCCGCTGGGGTGAGCCTGAGCCTGTACATGGAGGAGAGCATCCAGGAGCTGCTACACGATGCGGCTGAGCGCTTCAAGGGCTGGATGAATGTGCCAGGGCCCCAGCATACGGACGTGGCTTGTAGGAAG GCACCTGATGGGCATCCCCTGAGGATTTGGAAGGCTTCCACAGAGGTGGCTGCCCCTCCAGCTGTGGTGCTGCATCGCGTTCTTCGGGAGCGGGCCCTTTGGGATGAGGACCTGCTACGGGCCCAGGTGCTGGAAGCCCTAATGCCGGGTGTGGAGCTGTACCACTATGTCACCGACAGCATGGCACCTCATCCCTGCCGCGACTTTGTGGTGCTTCG GATGTGGCGCTCTGACCTGCCTCAAGGGGGTTGCCTGCTCATCTCCCAGTCCCTGGATCCTGAGCAACCCGTGCCAGAGTCAGGGGTGCGGGCTCTCATGCTCACCTCTCAGTACCTCATGGAGCCTTGTGGCCTGGGCCATTCCCGGCTCACTCACATCTGCCGCGCTGACCTCAG GGGCCGTTCTCCTGACTGGTACAACAAAGTCTTTGGGCACCTGTGTGCCATGGAAGTGGCAAAGATCCGGGACTCCTTTCCCACCCTGCAGGCAGCTGGCCCTGAGACGAAGCTGTGA
- the STARD8 gene encoding stAR-related lipid transfer protein 8 isoform X1: protein MAEERGWGSAMRLPKSRTWTPWGMKGSRWDTQRWKSEAEAKKACEWLQATGFPQYAQLFEEGLFPLDIDSVKKDHGFLDEDSLGALCRRLMTLNNCASMKLEVHFQCKQNEESEEEEQCTISSRWAFQQESKHWSRVRSSDLLAPLSPGLPVTSSCESVLTEFSATSLPAITANLPPEPADLPLIDSLPSPSDQSFLRPTRGQEGPLDKAKKHCSRSFLKHLESLRWKEKGSSRQVDPEHKPTTSEKATKASSFRTCRGFLSAGFYKARNWAATSASSSSAGTERAWEAWPVATFQRHQQLNRGDWLVYVPRDHKPGTFPRSLSIESLCPEDGHRLANWQAGRHWGYEGRRGSCGSTGSHASTYDNLSDLYPAKHGLAGADAEDEEEGEGRGSYTHVDDILQHVWGLQQRVELWSQALYPDLGSIDKEEEDEEEEEATSSIEIATAEVEGQAEALAQEEASAHGMPPPWVQAEVQPVVPDQAQAPAKAESLAPAEAKHQAPVQDNEQEAHSGGEPTSTSNLSVQEGRFISDTVASSELDSSGNSMNEAEAAGSLAGLHASVPCERCDSGVGASLTRPCRKLRWHSFQNSHRPSLNSESLEINRQFAGQINVLHKGSLLRLTAFMEKYTVPHKQGWVWSVPKFMKRNKTPDYQRQHVFGVPLLIHVQRTGQPLPQSIQQAMRYLRSQCLDQVGIFRKSGVKSRIQNLRQMNETSPDNVCYEGQSAYDVADLLKQYFRDLPEPIFTSKLTTTFLQIYQLLPKDQWLAAAQAATLLLPDENREVLQTLLYFLSDIASAEENQMTAGNLAVCLAPSIFHLNISKKDSPSPRIKSKCSLVSRPGPRDLTENMAATQGLSHMISDCKKLFQVPQDMVLQLCGSYSAAELSPPGPALVELRQAQAAGVSLSLYMEESIQELLHDAAERFKGWMNVPGPQHTDVACRKAPDGHPLRIWKASTEVAAPPAVVLHRVLRERALWDEDLLRAQVLEALMPGVELYHYVTDSMAPHPCRDFVVLRMWRSDLPQGGCLLISQSLDPEQPVPESGVRALMLTSQYLMEPCGLGHSRLTHICRADLRGRSPDWYNKVFGHLCAMEVAKIRDSFPTLQAAGPETKL from the exons AAGGTTTGTTTCCCCTGGATATTGACTCTGTGAAGAAGGACCACGGTTTTCTGGACGAGGACTCTTTGGGGGCTCTGTGCAG GAGGCTGATGACCTTGAACAATTGTGCCTCGATGAAACTGGAGGTTCATTTTCAGTGCAAGCAG AATGAAGAGTCAGAAGAGGAAGAGCAGTGTACCATCAGCAGCCGCTGGGCCTTCCAGCAAGAAAGTAAGCACTGGTCTCGTGTGAGGTCCTCTGACTTGCTGGCTCCACTGAGCCCTGGCCTTCCAGTGACCTCAAGCTGTGAGAGTGTCCTCACTGAGTTTAGCGCCACCTCCCTGCCAGCCATCACAGCGAATCTACCACCTGAGCCAGCAGACCTGCCCTTAATAGACTCTTTGCCCAGCCCTAGTGACCAGTCCTTCCTTAGGCCCACACGGGGCCAAGAGGGTCCTCTGGACAAAGCCAAGAAACACTGTTCCCGCAGCTTCCTCAAGCACCTTGAATCTTTGAGGTGGAAAGAAAAGGGTAGTAGCCGGCAAGTAGACCCTGAACATAAGCCAACCACCTCAGAAAAGGCCACCAAAGCCTCATCTTTCCGTACTTGCCGTGGCTTCCTATCAGCTGGATTTTACAAAGCCAGGAACTGGGCAGCCACCTCAGCCAGTAGCAGTAGTGCTGGGACTGAGAGGGCCTGGGAGGCTTGGCCTGTGGCCACGTTCCAGAGGCATCAGCAATTAAACAGAGGGGACTGGCTGGTATATGTACCCAGGGACCACAAACCAGGCACCTTCCCTCGCTCACTGTCCATTGAGAGCCTGTGTCCTGAGGATGGACATCGCCTGGCGAATTGGCAGGCAGGTAGGCACTGGGGCTATGAGGGACGCCGGGGCTCTTGTGGCTCAACGGGCAGCCATGCCAGTACCTATGACAACTTATCAgatctgtacccagctaaacatGGACTGGCTGGGGCTGACGCCGAAgatgaggaggagggggagggtagGGGCAGCTACACCCATGTTGATGACATTCTCCAGCATGTGTGGGGGCTGCAGCAACGAGTTGAACTCTGGTCTCAGGCCTTATACCCAGACCTGGGGTCCATAgataaggaagaggaagatgaggaagaggaggaagccaCTTCTTCAATAGAAATAGCCACAGCTGAGGTTGAAGGCCAGGCTGAGGCTCTGGCCCAAGAAGAGGCTTCAGCCCATGGGATGCCCCCACCCTGGGTCCAGGCTGAAGTCCAGCCAGTAGTACCGGATCAGGCTCAGGCCCCAGCCAAGGCTGAGTCATTGGCACCGGCAGAGGCCAAGCACCAGGCCCCAGTCCAGGACAATGAACAGGAAGCACATTCAGGCGGGGAACCCACCTCTACCTCCAACCTGTCTGTGCAAGAAGGACGCTTCATTTCTGACACTGTGGCCTCTAGTGAACTTGATAGTAGTGGGAACTCTATGAATGAGGCTGAGGCTGCAGGGTCCCTGGCTGGACTCCATGCATCAGTGCCCTGTGAACGGTGCGATTCAGGTGTTGGGGCCTCACTTACCAGACCTTGCAG GAAGCTCCGTTGGCATAGTTTCCAGAACTCTCATAGGCCCAGCCTTAACTCGGAGTCTCTGGAGATCAATCGGCAGTTTGCAGGCCAGATCAACGTCCTGCACAAGGGCTCACTGCTGCGGCTCACTGCCTTCATGGAGAAGTACACTGTGCCCCACAAACAGGGCTGGGTCTG GTCAGTGCCCAAGTTCATGAAGAGGAACAAGACACCAGACTACCAGAGACAGCATGTGTTTGGGGTGCCACTTCTCATCCATGTGCAGCGCACAGGCCAGCCCCTGCCACAAAGCATTCAACAAGCTATGCGCTACTTGCGCAGCCAGTGCCTGGACCAG GTGGGCATCTTCCGTAAGTCTGGAGTCAAGTCCAGGATTCAGAACTTACGCCAAATGAATGAGACCTCACCTGACAATGTCTGCTATGAGGGCCAGTCAGCCTATGATGTGGCTGACCTGCTAAAGCAGTATTTCCGAGACCTTCCTGAACCCATCTTCACCAGCAAGCTCACCACCACTTTTCTACAAATCTACCAAC TCCTCCCCAAGGATCAGTGGTTGGCAGCAGCGCAAGCTGCCACCTTACTTCTCCCTGATGAGAACCGAGAGGTGCTACAGACCCTGCTCTACTTCCTAAGTGACATTGCCTCTGCTGAGGAAAACCAGATGACAGCTGGCAACTTGGCAGTGTGCCTGGCACCCTCCATCTTCCACCTCAACATCTCCAAGAAGGATAGCCCTTCTCCCAG GATCAAGAGCAAGTGTAGCCTGGTCAGCCGGCCAGGCCCCAGGGATCTCACTGAGAACATGGCTGCCACCCAGGGCCTATCACACATGATTAGTGACTGCAAGAAACTTTTCCAG GTGCCCCAGGACATGGTGCTGCAACTGTGTGGCTCCTACAGTGCAGCTGAGCTCAGTCCTCCTGGCCCAGCCCTGGTTGAGCTGCGACAAGCCCAAGCCGCTGGGGTGAGCCTGAGCCTGTACATGGAGGAGAGCATCCAGGAGCTGCTACACGATGCGGCTGAGCGCTTCAAGGGCTGGATGAATGTGCCAGGGCCCCAGCATACGGACGTGGCTTGTAGGAAG GCACCTGATGGGCATCCCCTGAGGATTTGGAAGGCTTCCACAGAGGTGGCTGCCCCTCCAGCTGTGGTGCTGCATCGCGTTCTTCGGGAGCGGGCCCTTTGGGATGAGGACCTGCTACGGGCCCAGGTGCTGGAAGCCCTAATGCCGGGTGTGGAGCTGTACCACTATGTCACCGACAGCATGGCACCTCATCCCTGCCGCGACTTTGTGGTGCTTCG GATGTGGCGCTCTGACCTGCCTCAAGGGGGTTGCCTGCTCATCTCCCAGTCCCTGGATCCTGAGCAACCCGTGCCAGAGTCAGGGGTGCGGGCTCTCATGCTCACCTCTCAGTACCTCATGGAGCCTTGTGGCCTGGGCCATTCCCGGCTCACTCACATCTGCCGCGCTGACCTCAG GGGCCGTTCTCCTGACTGGTACAACAAAGTCTTTGGGCACCTGTGTGCCATGGAAGTGGCAAAGATCCGGGACTCCTTTCCCACCCTGCAGGCAGCTGGCCCTGAGACGAAGCTGTGA
- the STARD8 gene encoding stAR-related lipid transfer protein 8 isoform X2 — translation MAEERGWGSAMRLPKSRTWTPWGMKGSRWDTQRWKSAEAKKACEWLQATGFPQYAQLFEEGLFPLDIDSVKKDHGFLDEDSLGALCRRLMTLNNCASMKLEVHFQCKQNEESEEEEQCTISSRWAFQQESKHWSRVRSSDLLAPLSPGLPVTSSCESVLTEFSATSLPAITANLPPEPADLPLIDSLPSPSDQSFLRPTRGQEGPLDKAKKHCSRSFLKHLESLRWKEKGSSRQVDPEHKPTTSEKATKASSFRTCRGFLSAGFYKARNWAATSASSSSAGTERAWEAWPVATFQRHQQLNRGDWLVYVPRDHKPGTFPRSLSIESLCPEDGHRLANWQAGRHWGYEGRRGSCGSTGSHASTYDNLSDLYPAKHGLAGADAEDEEEGEGRGSYTHVDDILQHVWGLQQRVELWSQALYPDLGSIDKEEEDEEEEEATSSIEIATAEVEGQAEALAQEEASAHGMPPPWVQAEVQPVVPDQAQAPAKAESLAPAEAKHQAPVQDNEQEAHSGGEPTSTSNLSVQEGRFISDTVASSELDSSGNSMNEAEAAGSLAGLHASVPCERCDSGVGASLTRPCRKLRWHSFQNSHRPSLNSESLEINRQFAGQINVLHKGSLLRLTAFMEKYTVPHKQGWVWSVPKFMKRNKTPDYQRQHVFGVPLLIHVQRTGQPLPQSIQQAMRYLRSQCLDQVGIFRKSGVKSRIQNLRQMNETSPDNVCYEGQSAYDVADLLKQYFRDLPEPIFTSKLTTTFLQIYQLLPKDQWLAAAQAATLLLPDENREVLQTLLYFLSDIASAEENQMTAGNLAVCLAPSIFHLNISKKDSPSPRIKSKCSLVSRPGPRDLTENMAATQGLSHMISDCKKLFQVPQDMVLQLCGSYSAAELSPPGPALVELRQAQAAGVSLSLYMEESIQELLHDAAERFKGWMNVPGPQHTDVACRKAPDGHPLRIWKASTEVAAPPAVVLHRVLRERALWDEDLLRAQVLEALMPGVELYHYVTDSMAPHPCRDFVVLRMWRSDLPQGGCLLISQSLDPEQPVPESGVRALMLTSQYLMEPCGLGHSRLTHICRADLRGRSPDWYNKVFGHLCAMEVAKIRDSFPTLQAAGPETKL, via the exons AAGGTTTGTTTCCCCTGGATATTGACTCTGTGAAGAAGGACCACGGTTTTCTGGACGAGGACTCTTTGGGGGCTCTGTGCAG GAGGCTGATGACCTTGAACAATTGTGCCTCGATGAAACTGGAGGTTCATTTTCAGTGCAAGCAG AATGAAGAGTCAGAAGAGGAAGAGCAGTGTACCATCAGCAGCCGCTGGGCCTTCCAGCAAGAAAGTAAGCACTGGTCTCGTGTGAGGTCCTCTGACTTGCTGGCTCCACTGAGCCCTGGCCTTCCAGTGACCTCAAGCTGTGAGAGTGTCCTCACTGAGTTTAGCGCCACCTCCCTGCCAGCCATCACAGCGAATCTACCACCTGAGCCAGCAGACCTGCCCTTAATAGACTCTTTGCCCAGCCCTAGTGACCAGTCCTTCCTTAGGCCCACACGGGGCCAAGAGGGTCCTCTGGACAAAGCCAAGAAACACTGTTCCCGCAGCTTCCTCAAGCACCTTGAATCTTTGAGGTGGAAAGAAAAGGGTAGTAGCCGGCAAGTAGACCCTGAACATAAGCCAACCACCTCAGAAAAGGCCACCAAAGCCTCATCTTTCCGTACTTGCCGTGGCTTCCTATCAGCTGGATTTTACAAAGCCAGGAACTGGGCAGCCACCTCAGCCAGTAGCAGTAGTGCTGGGACTGAGAGGGCCTGGGAGGCTTGGCCTGTGGCCACGTTCCAGAGGCATCAGCAATTAAACAGAGGGGACTGGCTGGTATATGTACCCAGGGACCACAAACCAGGCACCTTCCCTCGCTCACTGTCCATTGAGAGCCTGTGTCCTGAGGATGGACATCGCCTGGCGAATTGGCAGGCAGGTAGGCACTGGGGCTATGAGGGACGCCGGGGCTCTTGTGGCTCAACGGGCAGCCATGCCAGTACCTATGACAACTTATCAgatctgtacccagctaaacatGGACTGGCTGGGGCTGACGCCGAAgatgaggaggagggggagggtagGGGCAGCTACACCCATGTTGATGACATTCTCCAGCATGTGTGGGGGCTGCAGCAACGAGTTGAACTCTGGTCTCAGGCCTTATACCCAGACCTGGGGTCCATAgataaggaagaggaagatgaggaagaggaggaagccaCTTCTTCAATAGAAATAGCCACAGCTGAGGTTGAAGGCCAGGCTGAGGCTCTGGCCCAAGAAGAGGCTTCAGCCCATGGGATGCCCCCACCCTGGGTCCAGGCTGAAGTCCAGCCAGTAGTACCGGATCAGGCTCAGGCCCCAGCCAAGGCTGAGTCATTGGCACCGGCAGAGGCCAAGCACCAGGCCCCAGTCCAGGACAATGAACAGGAAGCACATTCAGGCGGGGAACCCACCTCTACCTCCAACCTGTCTGTGCAAGAAGGACGCTTCATTTCTGACACTGTGGCCTCTAGTGAACTTGATAGTAGTGGGAACTCTATGAATGAGGCTGAGGCTGCAGGGTCCCTGGCTGGACTCCATGCATCAGTGCCCTGTGAACGGTGCGATTCAGGTGTTGGGGCCTCACTTACCAGACCTTGCAG GAAGCTCCGTTGGCATAGTTTCCAGAACTCTCATAGGCCCAGCCTTAACTCGGAGTCTCTGGAGATCAATCGGCAGTTTGCAGGCCAGATCAACGTCCTGCACAAGGGCTCACTGCTGCGGCTCACTGCCTTCATGGAGAAGTACACTGTGCCCCACAAACAGGGCTGGGTCTG GTCAGTGCCCAAGTTCATGAAGAGGAACAAGACACCAGACTACCAGAGACAGCATGTGTTTGGGGTGCCACTTCTCATCCATGTGCAGCGCACAGGCCAGCCCCTGCCACAAAGCATTCAACAAGCTATGCGCTACTTGCGCAGCCAGTGCCTGGACCAG GTGGGCATCTTCCGTAAGTCTGGAGTCAAGTCCAGGATTCAGAACTTACGCCAAATGAATGAGACCTCACCTGACAATGTCTGCTATGAGGGCCAGTCAGCCTATGATGTGGCTGACCTGCTAAAGCAGTATTTCCGAGACCTTCCTGAACCCATCTTCACCAGCAAGCTCACCACCACTTTTCTACAAATCTACCAAC TCCTCCCCAAGGATCAGTGGTTGGCAGCAGCGCAAGCTGCCACCTTACTTCTCCCTGATGAGAACCGAGAGGTGCTACAGACCCTGCTCTACTTCCTAAGTGACATTGCCTCTGCTGAGGAAAACCAGATGACAGCTGGCAACTTGGCAGTGTGCCTGGCACCCTCCATCTTCCACCTCAACATCTCCAAGAAGGATAGCCCTTCTCCCAG GATCAAGAGCAAGTGTAGCCTGGTCAGCCGGCCAGGCCCCAGGGATCTCACTGAGAACATGGCTGCCACCCAGGGCCTATCACACATGATTAGTGACTGCAAGAAACTTTTCCAG GTGCCCCAGGACATGGTGCTGCAACTGTGTGGCTCCTACAGTGCAGCTGAGCTCAGTCCTCCTGGCCCAGCCCTGGTTGAGCTGCGACAAGCCCAAGCCGCTGGGGTGAGCCTGAGCCTGTACATGGAGGAGAGCATCCAGGAGCTGCTACACGATGCGGCTGAGCGCTTCAAGGGCTGGATGAATGTGCCAGGGCCCCAGCATACGGACGTGGCTTGTAGGAAG GCACCTGATGGGCATCCCCTGAGGATTTGGAAGGCTTCCACAGAGGTGGCTGCCCCTCCAGCTGTGGTGCTGCATCGCGTTCTTCGGGAGCGGGCCCTTTGGGATGAGGACCTGCTACGGGCCCAGGTGCTGGAAGCCCTAATGCCGGGTGTGGAGCTGTACCACTATGTCACCGACAGCATGGCACCTCATCCCTGCCGCGACTTTGTGGTGCTTCG GATGTGGCGCTCTGACCTGCCTCAAGGGGGTTGCCTGCTCATCTCCCAGTCCCTGGATCCTGAGCAACCCGTGCCAGAGTCAGGGGTGCGGGCTCTCATGCTCACCTCTCAGTACCTCATGGAGCCTTGTGGCCTGGGCCATTCCCGGCTCACTCACATCTGCCGCGCTGACCTCAG GGGCCGTTCTCCTGACTGGTACAACAAAGTCTTTGGGCACCTGTGTGCCATGGAAGTGGCAAAGATCCGGGACTCCTTTCCCACCCTGCAGGCAGCTGGCCCTGAGACGAAGCTGTGA